The genome window CCTTTTCCGGGTTAGAGAAGTCCGAGATCGAGAAGGTGTTTGCGGACTTCCTCCCGCTCTTTCTCGCGGAAGTGATGGAACGGTTCGGAGATGAAATCGTTGCAGATTCCCATCAGGCTGAGGGCGCATTTGACACCTTTGAGGAAGCTGGAGCCGTATTTGCCCACGCAGTAAATGGTGGAACTGATTTTGATAATTTGTCTGTGCAGTTCAGCGACCGTATCGAGGTCTTTGTTTTTACAGGCCTGATAGAGCGAAACATAGAGCGATGGGAAGAAGTTGGCTCCGCCGCAGACGCCGCCGTTGCCGCCCAGCAGGACGCTTTCGGCCAGCAGTTCTTCCGGTCCGGTGAAGAGGGCGAAGTCCGGGTGATTGCGCAGGGTGTATTTCAGTTTGTGGAAATACATCATGTTTGCGGAGCTGTCTTTAAGCCCGGCGATTTTCGGGTTGTCGGCCAGTTGAAGAACGGTTTCCGGTTCAAAGGTTGTTTTGGTGAGGCCGGGCATGTTGTAGAGGTAGAGCGGAAGCGGCAGTTGGCCGGTTATGTGGTTGATATATTCAATCAGCTCCTGCTGGCTGGTGGTGAAATAATAGGGCGGCGCCAGCACCACGGAGTCCGCTCCGTGCTCGCTGGCGGCGTTGGCGATGGTCAGCGATTCTTCGAATGAGGTGTCGGTGATGCCGACCTGGATTTTCACGCGGTCGGCAACGAGGCGGGCGGTTCTTTCGATGAGTTCCAGCCGCAGTTTATAGCTCAGCGCCGGCGCTTCGCCGGTGCTCCCCAGAATGAAGACGGCGTCGACGCCGTTTCCGATGACGTGTTCGATGAGGCGTTCAAGCCCTTCTGTATCGAGGGTGTTGCGATCCTGCAGCGGCGTGACCAGCGGGACAATGATTCCGTTTAAGTTGCTCATAAATTTAGTTCCTTTCATTATTAAAAAAATGAACGTCCGGCGCTTCCGTAATGCCAAACGGGATTAAGGTGTATTCATTCGATGGGCTGAATTCAGGACAGGTGTAGTCGCGGGGATCGGTCCAGCCCTCTCCGCGGAACGGCGTCGCGCAGTGAAACGGCCCAAAAAGATTTCTGGCGGTGGAGGACAGCGTGATTTCGATCCGGTTTTCTCCGTCGGTCAAACGGTTTCCGAGTTCCAGCGTGTACGGCTTGAATGCAATGTCGCCGGCCGGTTCGCCATTGATTTTTATGGAGCAGGCTGCTCCATCCCATTGCGGGAGTGAGAGGACCGCTTTGTCATGCGACGGCGCTGTCAGCGTGTAGCAGTACGTTGCGGAGCCGCAGAAGAACGGATTGCCCGATGCGGTCAGGTCGGCATGGGCCGGCAGGACGGACGGGGCGCTGATCCGCGCTTCGCTCTCTTCGAGAGTTACGTTGAAATCACCCAGCAGGCAGATGTTTTCCAGCCCATCGGATTTGCGGTAGTCGATGTTCATTTCAATCGTGTTCAACCCCTCTGTCAGGCAGCCGGTGTCTACAGGAACGGTTTTCAGGGAATGATCCATCAGGGAGCCGTCGGGGTTGCCGGTAAGCGGGACGGAGTTGATCCGGATGTCGAACCGCTCCGGGGTTTCCATCGCCAGATGAAGCGTTTCCGGAATGGTGTCAAACCGGACCTGAAAACGAAGGGTCACCGGGATGCTTTGGGGGCCGTGCCAGTCCGGGTCGGCCCAGGGCTGGCGCATGTTGAAGCGGCGGCGGGCCCATCCCATCCGGGAGCGGATTTCGATGTCCGCGTTATAGAGATACTCTTTTTTCCAAGGCTGGGAATCGATGCAGATATCAGCTGCGTCCAGGACGAGAATGTTGGCGTTGTCGCGCTCAATCGAAACCAGCTTGCAGCTTTCGGCGCCGGACGGGATGGGCCGGGGCCGTTCCGGAACGTCCGCTTCGCCGGGGGTGATTCGGAACAGTTTGAGTTCGAGCGGTTCGAGGTCGACCGGGATGGAGATGC of Tichowtungia aerotolerans contains these proteins:
- a CDS encoding dihydrodipicolinate synthase family protein; the encoded protein is MSNLNGIIVPLVTPLQDRNTLDTEGLERLIEHVIGNGVDAVFILGSTGEAPALSYKLRLELIERTARLVADRVKIQVGITDTSFEESLTIANAASEHGADSVVLAPPYYFTTSQQELIEYINHITGQLPLPLYLYNMPGLTKTTFEPETVLQLADNPKIAGLKDSSANMMYFHKLKYTLRNHPDFALFTGPEELLAESVLLGGNGGVCGGANFFPSLYVSLYQACKNKDLDTVAELHRQIIKISSTIYCVGKYGSSFLKGVKCALSLMGICNDFISEPFHHFREKEREEVRKHLLDLGLL